The following proteins are co-located in the Paralichthys olivaceus isolate ysfri-2021 chromosome 2, ASM2471397v2, whole genome shotgun sequence genome:
- the LOC138411361 gene encoding V-set domain-containing T-cell activation inhibitor 1-like isoform X5, which produces MDVFELTCVIVSVFMCDQVGSVLSDRQVFVTEGDDVILPCAPNPKVNIEGTVFDWKKDDKEVFLFSDGGYYGNGLSGQDKDFKGRVSHFVEELKHGNASILIKNTKTTDSGSYSCFFPHLKPSQIFRIELVVGAAPPPSVKILNATGDGVLLQCSVRGAFPKPQVEWQTSDGKIVPAEEPQVSQRGDLYDVVLLATVNKMKTVYRCVVKQDGFGHVIDDELFVPDILLEDKSCYSTSVDPFLITIIITLLVVICVETLIIIRNRRKVLRDKAAGATKAETSELNGHQQKEAPGLKRRHLCELCNNEI; this is translated from the exons ATGGACGTGTTCGAGTTAACTTGTGTGATCGtctctgtgttcatgtgtgatCAGGTTGGATCAGTGCTGTCAGACCGTCAAG TGTTTGTGACTGAAGGGGATGACGTCATCTTGCCCTGTGCTCCGAACCCCAAGGTGAACATTGAAGGAACGGTGTTCGACTGGAAGAAAGATGACAAGGAGGTGTTCCTGTTCAGTGACGGTGGATACTATGGGAACGGTCTCTCGGGTCAGGATAAGGATTTTAAAGGACGAGTCTCACATTTTGTTGAAGAGCTGAAACACGGCAACGCCTCCATACTGATCAAAAACACCAAGACCACTGACAGTGGGAGCTACAGCTGTTTCTTTCCACATCTTAAGCCCAGCCAAATATTCAGGATTGAGCTTGTTGTTG GTGCAGCTCCGCCACCATCTGTCAAGATACTTAATGCCACAGGAGACGGGGTCCTGCTGCAGTGTTCTGTTCGAGGTGCTTTTCCAAAGCCTCAGGTCGAGTGGCAGACGAGCGACGGGAAGATCGTCCCTGCTGAAGAACCGCAGGTCTCTCAAAGAGGAGACCTCTATGACGTCGTCCTCCTCGCCACCGTGAACAAGATGAAAACCGTGTACCGCTGTGTGGTCAAGCAGGACGGCTTCGGCCATGTGATTGATGATGAGCTCTTTGTGCCAG aCATTCTCCTCGAGGACAAGTCCTGCTATTCTACCAGTGTGGACCCATTTTTGATAACTATAATCATAACTCTGCTCGTTGTAATTTGTGTTGAAACTCTAATCATCATAAGAAACAGGAGGAAAG TTTTACGTGACAAAGCAGCTGGAGCAACAAAAGCAGAGACCAGTGAACTGAACG GTCATCAGCAGAAAGAAGCTCCAGGTCTGAAGAGACGGCACCTTTGTGAATTATGCAACAATGAGATATGA
- the LOC138411361 gene encoding V-set domain-containing T-cell activation inhibitor 1-like isoform X4, which produces MDVFELTCVIVSVFMCDQVGSVLSDRQVSDFVKVFVTEGDDVILPCAPNPKVNIEGTVFDWKKDDKEVFLFSDGGYYGNGLSGQDKDFKGRVSHFVEELKHGNASILIKNTKTTDSGSYSCFFPHLKPSQIFRIELVVGAAPPPSVKILNATGDGVLLQCSVRGAFPKPQVEWQTSDGKIVPAEEPQVSQRGDLYDVVLLATVNKMKTVYRCVVKQDGFGHVIDDELFVPDILLEDKSCYSTSVDPFLITIIITLLVVICVETLIIIRNRRKVLRDKAAGATKAETSELNGHQQKEAPGLKRRHLCELCNNEI; this is translated from the exons ATGGACGTGTTCGAGTTAACTTGTGTGATCGtctctgtgttcatgtgtgatCAGGTTGGATCAGTGCTGTCAGACCGTCAAG tGTCAGATTTCGTCAAAGTGTTTGTGACTGAAGGGGATGACGTCATCTTGCCCTGTGCTCCGAACCCCAAGGTGAACATTGAAGGAACGGTGTTCGACTGGAAGAAAGATGACAAGGAGGTGTTCCTGTTCAGTGACGGTGGATACTATGGGAACGGTCTCTCGGGTCAGGATAAGGATTTTAAAGGACGAGTCTCACATTTTGTTGAAGAGCTGAAACACGGCAACGCCTCCATACTGATCAAAAACACCAAGACCACTGACAGTGGGAGCTACAGCTGTTTCTTTCCACATCTTAAGCCCAGCCAAATATTCAGGATTGAGCTTGTTGTTG GTGCAGCTCCGCCACCATCTGTCAAGATACTTAATGCCACAGGAGACGGGGTCCTGCTGCAGTGTTCTGTTCGAGGTGCTTTTCCAAAGCCTCAGGTCGAGTGGCAGACGAGCGACGGGAAGATCGTCCCTGCTGAAGAACCGCAGGTCTCTCAAAGAGGAGACCTCTATGACGTCGTCCTCCTCGCCACCGTGAACAAGATGAAAACCGTGTACCGCTGTGTGGTCAAGCAGGACGGCTTCGGCCATGTGATTGATGATGAGCTCTTTGTGCCAG aCATTCTCCTCGAGGACAAGTCCTGCTATTCTACCAGTGTGGACCCATTTTTGATAACTATAATCATAACTCTGCTCGTTGTAATTTGTGTTGAAACTCTAATCATCATAAGAAACAGGAGGAAAG TTTTACGTGACAAAGCAGCTGGAGCAACAAAAGCAGAGACCAGTGAACTGAACG GTCATCAGCAGAAAGAAGCTCCAGGTCTGAAGAGACGGCACCTTTGTGAATTATGCAACAATGAGATATGA
- the LOC138411361 gene encoding V-set domain-containing T-cell activation inhibitor 1-like isoform X2 → MDVFELTCVIVSVFMCDQVGSVLSDRQVSDFVKVFVTEGDDVILPCAPNPKVNIEGTVFDWKKDDKEVFLFSDGGYYGNGLSGQDKDFKGRVSHFVEELKHGNASILIKNTKTTDSGSYSCFFPHLKPSQIFRIELVVGAAPPPSVKILNATGDGVLLQCSVRGAFPKPQVEWQTSDGKIVPAEEPQVSQRGDLYDVVLLATVNKMKTVYRCVVKQDGFGHVIDDELFVPDILLEDKSCYSTSVDPFLITIIITLLVVICVETLIIIRNRRKVLRDKAAGATKAETSELNGDEETGAREETIELNGHQQKEAPGLKRRHLCELCNNEI, encoded by the exons ATGGACGTGTTCGAGTTAACTTGTGTGATCGtctctgtgttcatgtgtgatCAGGTTGGATCAGTGCTGTCAGACCGTCAAG tGTCAGATTTCGTCAAAGTGTTTGTGACTGAAGGGGATGACGTCATCTTGCCCTGTGCTCCGAACCCCAAGGTGAACATTGAAGGAACGGTGTTCGACTGGAAGAAAGATGACAAGGAGGTGTTCCTGTTCAGTGACGGTGGATACTATGGGAACGGTCTCTCGGGTCAGGATAAGGATTTTAAAGGACGAGTCTCACATTTTGTTGAAGAGCTGAAACACGGCAACGCCTCCATACTGATCAAAAACACCAAGACCACTGACAGTGGGAGCTACAGCTGTTTCTTTCCACATCTTAAGCCCAGCCAAATATTCAGGATTGAGCTTGTTGTTG GTGCAGCTCCGCCACCATCTGTCAAGATACTTAATGCCACAGGAGACGGGGTCCTGCTGCAGTGTTCTGTTCGAGGTGCTTTTCCAAAGCCTCAGGTCGAGTGGCAGACGAGCGACGGGAAGATCGTCCCTGCTGAAGAACCGCAGGTCTCTCAAAGAGGAGACCTCTATGACGTCGTCCTCCTCGCCACCGTGAACAAGATGAAAACCGTGTACCGCTGTGTGGTCAAGCAGGACGGCTTCGGCCATGTGATTGATGATGAGCTCTTTGTGCCAG aCATTCTCCTCGAGGACAAGTCCTGCTATTCTACCAGTGTGGACCCATTTTTGATAACTATAATCATAACTCTGCTCGTTGTAATTTGTGTTGAAACTCTAATCATCATAAGAAACAGGAGGAAAG TTTTACGTGACAAAGCAGCTGGAGCAACAAAAGCAGAGACCAGTGAACTGAACG GTGACGAAGAAACTGGAGCAAGAGAAGAGACCATTGAACTGAACG GTCATCAGCAGAAAGAAGCTCCAGGTCTGAAGAGACGGCACCTTTGTGAATTATGCAACAATGAGATATGA
- the LOC138411361 gene encoding V-set domain-containing T-cell activation inhibitor 1-like isoform X3, producing the protein MDVFELTCVIVSVFMCDQVGSVLSDRQVSDFVKVFVTEGDDVILPCAPNPKVNIEGTVFDWKKDDKEVFLFSDGGYYGNGLSGQDKDFKGRVSHFVEELKHGNASILIKNTKTTDSGSYSCFFPHLKPSQIFRIELVVEQTFKNRLGEIKGAAPPPSVKILNATGDGVLLQCSVRGAFPKPQVEWQTSDGKIVPAEEPQVSQRGDLYDVVLLATVNKMKTVYRCVVKQDGFGHVIDDELFVPDILLEDKSCYSTSVDPFLITIIITLLVVICVETLIIIRNRRKVLRDKAAGATKAETSELNGHQQKEAPGLKRRHLCELCNNEI; encoded by the exons ATGGACGTGTTCGAGTTAACTTGTGTGATCGtctctgtgttcatgtgtgatCAGGTTGGATCAGTGCTGTCAGACCGTCAAG tGTCAGATTTCGTCAAAGTGTTTGTGACTGAAGGGGATGACGTCATCTTGCCCTGTGCTCCGAACCCCAAGGTGAACATTGAAGGAACGGTGTTCGACTGGAAGAAAGATGACAAGGAGGTGTTCCTGTTCAGTGACGGTGGATACTATGGGAACGGTCTCTCGGGTCAGGATAAGGATTTTAAAGGACGAGTCTCACATTTTGTTGAAGAGCTGAAACACGGCAACGCCTCCATACTGATCAAAAACACCAAGACCACTGACAGTGGGAGCTACAGCTGTTTCTTTCCACATCTTAAGCCCAGCCAAATATTCAGGATTGAGCTTGTTGTTG aACAGACCTTCAAAAACAGATTAGGAGAAATAAAGG GTGCAGCTCCGCCACCATCTGTCAAGATACTTAATGCCACAGGAGACGGGGTCCTGCTGCAGTGTTCTGTTCGAGGTGCTTTTCCAAAGCCTCAGGTCGAGTGGCAGACGAGCGACGGGAAGATCGTCCCTGCTGAAGAACCGCAGGTCTCTCAAAGAGGAGACCTCTATGACGTCGTCCTCCTCGCCACCGTGAACAAGATGAAAACCGTGTACCGCTGTGTGGTCAAGCAGGACGGCTTCGGCCATGTGATTGATGATGAGCTCTTTGTGCCAG aCATTCTCCTCGAGGACAAGTCCTGCTATTCTACCAGTGTGGACCCATTTTTGATAACTATAATCATAACTCTGCTCGTTGTAATTTGTGTTGAAACTCTAATCATCATAAGAAACAGGAGGAAAG TTTTACGTGACAAAGCAGCTGGAGCAACAAAAGCAGAGACCAGTGAACTGAACG GTCATCAGCAGAAAGAAGCTCCAGGTCTGAAGAGACGGCACCTTTGTGAATTATGCAACAATGAGATATGA
- the LOC138411361 gene encoding V-set domain-containing T-cell activation inhibitor 1-like isoform X1 has translation MDVFELTCVIVSVFMCDQVGSVLSDRQVSDFVKVFVTEGDDVILPCAPNPKVNIEGTVFDWKKDDKEVFLFSDGGYYGNGLSGQDKDFKGRVSHFVEELKHGNASILIKNTKTTDSGSYSCFFPHLKPSQIFRIELVVEQTFKNRLGEIKGAAPPPSVKILNATGDGVLLQCSVRGAFPKPQVEWQTSDGKIVPAEEPQVSQRGDLYDVVLLATVNKMKTVYRCVVKQDGFGHVIDDELFVPDILLEDKSCYSTSVDPFLITIIITLLVVICVETLIIIRNRRKVLRDKAAGATKAETSELNGDEETGAREETIELNGHQQKEAPGLKRRHLCELCNNEI, from the exons ATGGACGTGTTCGAGTTAACTTGTGTGATCGtctctgtgttcatgtgtgatCAGGTTGGATCAGTGCTGTCAGACCGTCAAG tGTCAGATTTCGTCAAAGTGTTTGTGACTGAAGGGGATGACGTCATCTTGCCCTGTGCTCCGAACCCCAAGGTGAACATTGAAGGAACGGTGTTCGACTGGAAGAAAGATGACAAGGAGGTGTTCCTGTTCAGTGACGGTGGATACTATGGGAACGGTCTCTCGGGTCAGGATAAGGATTTTAAAGGACGAGTCTCACATTTTGTTGAAGAGCTGAAACACGGCAACGCCTCCATACTGATCAAAAACACCAAGACCACTGACAGTGGGAGCTACAGCTGTTTCTTTCCACATCTTAAGCCCAGCCAAATATTCAGGATTGAGCTTGTTGTTG aACAGACCTTCAAAAACAGATTAGGAGAAATAAAGG GTGCAGCTCCGCCACCATCTGTCAAGATACTTAATGCCACAGGAGACGGGGTCCTGCTGCAGTGTTCTGTTCGAGGTGCTTTTCCAAAGCCTCAGGTCGAGTGGCAGACGAGCGACGGGAAGATCGTCCCTGCTGAAGAACCGCAGGTCTCTCAAAGAGGAGACCTCTATGACGTCGTCCTCCTCGCCACCGTGAACAAGATGAAAACCGTGTACCGCTGTGTGGTCAAGCAGGACGGCTTCGGCCATGTGATTGATGATGAGCTCTTTGTGCCAG aCATTCTCCTCGAGGACAAGTCCTGCTATTCTACCAGTGTGGACCCATTTTTGATAACTATAATCATAACTCTGCTCGTTGTAATTTGTGTTGAAACTCTAATCATCATAAGAAACAGGAGGAAAG TTTTACGTGACAAAGCAGCTGGAGCAACAAAAGCAGAGACCAGTGAACTGAACG GTGACGAAGAAACTGGAGCAAGAGAAGAGACCATTGAACTGAACG GTCATCAGCAGAAAGAAGCTCCAGGTCTGAAGAGACGGCACCTTTGTGAATTATGCAACAATGAGATATGA
- the LOC138411360 gene encoding CD276 antigen homolog isoform X2, with translation MKLLLFMSFMSLWRGSDETGADPVIVKEGDDVMLPCSFSSSSIRHELFDWRKDRHKDQKEVFMYDRGDIKPARQDETFRGRVSHFPDQLDVGNASIVIRDTKVTDSGTYTCAFPLLQPARESNIVLVVGAASKPSVTILDETTDRVLLQCEVRGASPKPVVQWQNRAGDIVPAEEPQVSERGGRYDIILQTTVTKTDHYRCVSTQEEIKHQTHAEIFVLMNGAATKPYVTTLGETGDGVQLQCEVQGVFPKPNIYWQDGDKNLVPAEEPQVSERGGRYDIILQTTVTKTDHYRCVSTQEEIHHEIYTETYVIVPDTRTALIGGLAGGAILTLLVVGVIGLVLYFMHKRKTSPKSSSVKAAVFYLSLFMKEFPSEGLLTGSCFIVS, from the exons ATGAAGCTTCTTCTGTTCATGAGTTTCATGAGTCTGTGGAGAGGAAGCGATGAAACCG gtgcAGACCCCGTCATCGTGAAAGAAGGGGATGATGTCATGTTACCGTgttccttcagcagcagcagcatcaggcaTGAGCTCTTTGACTGGAGGAAGGACAGACACAAGGACCAAAAGGAGGTGTTCATGTATGACAGGGGCGACATCAAACCTGCACGTCAAGACGAGACGTTCAGAGGTCGAGTCTCTCATTTCCCAGACCAGCTGGATGTGGGAAACGCCTCCATAGTCATCAGAGACACCAAGGTGACCGACAGTGGAACctacacctgtgcttttccacTTCTTCAACCAGCCAGAGAATCGAACATCGTGCTCGTCGTCG GAGCAGCTTCAAAACCGTCTGTCACAATACTTGATGAAACAACTGACAGggttctgctgcagtgtgaggtTCGAGGTGCGTCTCCTAAACCTGTGGTTCAGTGGCAGAACAGAGCTGGAGACATTGTTCCTGCTGAAGAACCTCAGGTCTCTGAAAGAGGAGGCCGCTATGACATCATCCTCCAAACGACTGTGACCAAGACCGACCACTATCGCTGTGTCTCCACACAGGAGGAGATCAAACACCAGACTCATGCTGAGATCTTTGTGCTGATGAACG GAGCAGCTACAAAGCCGTACGTCACGACACTTGGGGAAACAGGAGATGGAgttcagctgcagtgtgaggtTCAAGGCGTTTTTCCAAAACCTAATATTTATTGGCAGGACGGTGATAAAAACCTTGTTCCTGCTGAAGAACCTCAGGTCTCTGAAAGAGGAGGCCGCTACGACATCATCCTCCAAACGACTGTGACCAAGACCGACCACTATCGCTGTGTCTCCACACAGGAGGAGATCCACCATGAGATTTACACTGAGACATACGTCATCGTCCCTG aTACTCGCACTGCACTGATCGGTGGTCTTGCTGGTGGTGCCATTTTGACTCTTCTTGTTGTTGGTGTCATTGGTCTTGTTCTCTACTTTATGCATAAAAGGAAAACTTCACCAAAATCTAGCTCAG tcaAAGCTGCTGTTTTCTACCTGAGTCTCTTCATGAAGGAGTTTCCATCTGAAGGTTTATTAACTGGAAGTTGTTTCATCGTCAGCTGA
- the LOC109647010 gene encoding CD276 antigen homolog isoform X4: protein MKLLLFMSFMSLWRGSDETGADPVIVKEGDDVMLPCSFSSSSIRHELFDWEKDKKDVFKYHSGDINPSHQGETFRGRVSHFPEQLDVGNASIVIRDTKVTDSGTYTCVFPLLQPARESNIVLVVGAAPKPHITSLEETKDWSLLQCEVHGASPKPVVQWKNRAGDIVPAEEPQVSERGGRYDIILQTTVNKTDHYRCVSTQEEIKHQTHAEIHIYIGDTRGTLPVAAGVPVAAVAVVGLVVGAILTLLLVGLVHFVRKRKKSTEHKSSSGDVGTGAKREYFI from the exons ATGAAGCTTCTTCTGTTCATGAGTTTCATGAGTCTGTGGAGAGGAAGCGATGAAACCG gtgcAGACCCCGTCATCGTGAAAGAAGGGGATGATGTCATGTTACCGTgttccttcagcagcagcagcatcaggcaTGAGCTCTTTGACTGGGAGAAGGACAAAAAGGACGTGTTCAAGTATCACAGTGGCGACATCAACCCTTCACATCAGGGCGAGACGTTCAGAGGTCGAGTCTCTCATTTCCCAGAGCAGCTGGATGTGGGAAACGCCTCCATAGTCATCAGAGACACCAAGGTGACCGACAGTGGAACCTACACCTGTGTTTTTCCACTTCTTCAACCAGCCAGAGAATCGAACATCGTGCTCGTCGTCG GAGCAGCTCCAAAGCCACATATCACATCACTTGAAGAGACAAAGGActggtctctgctgcagtgtgaggtTCATGGTGCGTCTCCTAAACCTGTTGTTCAGTGGAAGAACAGAGCTGGAGACATTGTTCCTGCTGAAGAACCTCAGGTCTCTGAAAGAGGAGGCCGCTACGACATCATCCTCCAAACGACTGTGAACAAGACCGACCACTATCGCTGTGTCTCCACACAGGAGGAGATCAAACACCAGACTCATGCTGAGATCCACATTTATATCGGTG aCACTCGAGGGACGCTTCCTGTTGCTGCTGGTgttcctgttgctgctgttgctgttgttggtCTTGTTGTCGGTGCCATTTTGACTCTTCTTCTCGTTGGTCTTGTTCACTTTGTGCGTAAAAGGAAAAAATCCACTGAACACAAATCTAGCTCAG GTGACGTTGGAACTGGTGCAAAAAGAGAATATTTCATTTAA
- the LOC109647010 gene encoding CD276 antigen homolog isoform X1 yields the protein MKLLLFMSFMSLWRGSDETGADPVIVKEGDDVMLPCSFSSSSIRHELFDWEKDKKDVFKYHSGDINPSHQGETFRGRVSHFPEQLDVGNASIVIRDTKVTDSGTYTCVFPLLQPARESNIVLVVDPILKDRSDANIPGAAPKPHITSLEETKDWSLLQCEVHGASPKPVVQWKNRAGDIVPAEEPQVSERGGRYDIILQTTVNKTDHYRCVSTQEEIKHQTHAEIHIYIGDTRGTLPVAAGVPVAAVAVVGLVVGAILTLLLVGLVHFVRKRKKSTEHKSSSGDVGTGAKREYFI from the exons ATGAAGCTTCTTCTGTTCATGAGTTTCATGAGTCTGTGGAGAGGAAGCGATGAAACCG gtgcAGACCCCGTCATCGTGAAAGAAGGGGATGATGTCATGTTACCGTgttccttcagcagcagcagcatcaggcaTGAGCTCTTTGACTGGGAGAAGGACAAAAAGGACGTGTTCAAGTATCACAGTGGCGACATCAACCCTTCACATCAGGGCGAGACGTTCAGAGGTCGAGTCTCTCATTTCCCAGAGCAGCTGGATGTGGGAAACGCCTCCATAGTCATCAGAGACACCAAGGTGACCGACAGTGGAACCTACACCTGTGTTTTTCCACTTCTTCAACCAGCCAGAGAATCGAACATCGTGCTCGTCGTCG ATCCTATCTTAAAAGACAGAAGTGACGCAAACATCCCAG GAGCAGCTCCAAAGCCACATATCACATCACTTGAAGAGACAAAGGActggtctctgctgcagtgtgaggtTCATGGTGCGTCTCCTAAACCTGTTGTTCAGTGGAAGAACAGAGCTGGAGACATTGTTCCTGCTGAAGAACCTCAGGTCTCTGAAAGAGGAGGCCGCTACGACATCATCCTCCAAACGACTGTGAACAAGACCGACCACTATCGCTGTGTCTCCACACAGGAGGAGATCAAACACCAGACTCATGCTGAGATCCACATTTATATCGGTG aCACTCGAGGGACGCTTCCTGTTGCTGCTGGTgttcctgttgctgctgttgctgttgttggtCTTGTTGTCGGTGCCATTTTGACTCTTCTTCTCGTTGGTCTTGTTCACTTTGTGCGTAAAAGGAAAAAATCCACTGAACACAAATCTAGCTCAG GTGACGTTGGAACTGGTGCAAAAAGAGAATATTTCATTTAA
- the LOC109647010 gene encoding CD276 antigen homolog isoform X2: MKLLLFMSFMSLWRGSDETDPVIVKEGDDVMLPCSFSSSSIRHELFDWEKDKKDVFKYHSGDINPSHQGETFRGRVSHFPEQLDVGNASIVIRDTKVTDSGTYTCVFPLLQPARESNIVLVVDPILKDRSDANIPGAAPKPHITSLEETKDWSLLQCEVHGASPKPVVQWKNRAGDIVPAEEPQVSERGGRYDIILQTTVNKTDHYRCVSTQEEIKHQTHAEIHIYIGDTRGTLPVAAGVPVAAVAVVGLVVGAILTLLLVGLVHFVRKRKKSTEHKSSSGDVGTGAKREYFI, from the exons ATGAAGCTTCTTCTGTTCATGAGTTTCATGAGTCTGTGGAGAGGAAGCGATGAAACCG ACCCCGTCATCGTGAAAGAAGGGGATGATGTCATGTTACCGTgttccttcagcagcagcagcatcaggcaTGAGCTCTTTGACTGGGAGAAGGACAAAAAGGACGTGTTCAAGTATCACAGTGGCGACATCAACCCTTCACATCAGGGCGAGACGTTCAGAGGTCGAGTCTCTCATTTCCCAGAGCAGCTGGATGTGGGAAACGCCTCCATAGTCATCAGAGACACCAAGGTGACCGACAGTGGAACCTACACCTGTGTTTTTCCACTTCTTCAACCAGCCAGAGAATCGAACATCGTGCTCGTCGTCG ATCCTATCTTAAAAGACAGAAGTGACGCAAACATCCCAG GAGCAGCTCCAAAGCCACATATCACATCACTTGAAGAGACAAAGGActggtctctgctgcagtgtgaggtTCATGGTGCGTCTCCTAAACCTGTTGTTCAGTGGAAGAACAGAGCTGGAGACATTGTTCCTGCTGAAGAACCTCAGGTCTCTGAAAGAGGAGGCCGCTACGACATCATCCTCCAAACGACTGTGAACAAGACCGACCACTATCGCTGTGTCTCCACACAGGAGGAGATCAAACACCAGACTCATGCTGAGATCCACATTTATATCGGTG aCACTCGAGGGACGCTTCCTGTTGCTGCTGGTgttcctgttgctgctgttgctgttgttggtCTTGTTGTCGGTGCCATTTTGACTCTTCTTCTCGTTGGTCTTGTTCACTTTGTGCGTAAAAGGAAAAAATCCACTGAACACAAATCTAGCTCAG GTGACGTTGGAACTGGTGCAAAAAGAGAATATTTCATTTAA
- the LOC109647010 gene encoding CD276 antigen homolog isoform X3, with protein MSFISCGEDMAASNTPCADPVIVKEGDDVMLPCSFSSSSIRHELFDWEKDKKDVFKYHSGDINPSHQGETFRGRVSHFPEQLDVGNASIVIRDTKVTDSGTYTCVFPLLQPARESNIVLVVDPILKDRSDANIPGAAPKPHITSLEETKDWSLLQCEVHGASPKPVVQWKNRAGDIVPAEEPQVSERGGRYDIILQTTVNKTDHYRCVSTQEEIKHQTHAEIHIYIGDTRGTLPVAAGVPVAAVAVVGLVVGAILTLLLVGLVHFVRKRKKSTEHKSSSGDVGTGAKREYFI; from the exons ATGTCCTTTATTTCCTGTGGAGAAGACATGGCAGCTTCCAACACACCAT gtgcAGACCCCGTCATCGTGAAAGAAGGGGATGATGTCATGTTACCGTgttccttcagcagcagcagcatcaggcaTGAGCTCTTTGACTGGGAGAAGGACAAAAAGGACGTGTTCAAGTATCACAGTGGCGACATCAACCCTTCACATCAGGGCGAGACGTTCAGAGGTCGAGTCTCTCATTTCCCAGAGCAGCTGGATGTGGGAAACGCCTCCATAGTCATCAGAGACACCAAGGTGACCGACAGTGGAACCTACACCTGTGTTTTTCCACTTCTTCAACCAGCCAGAGAATCGAACATCGTGCTCGTCGTCG ATCCTATCTTAAAAGACAGAAGTGACGCAAACATCCCAG GAGCAGCTCCAAAGCCACATATCACATCACTTGAAGAGACAAAGGActggtctctgctgcagtgtgaggtTCATGGTGCGTCTCCTAAACCTGTTGTTCAGTGGAAGAACAGAGCTGGAGACATTGTTCCTGCTGAAGAACCTCAGGTCTCTGAAAGAGGAGGCCGCTACGACATCATCCTCCAAACGACTGTGAACAAGACCGACCACTATCGCTGTGTCTCCACACAGGAGGAGATCAAACACCAGACTCATGCTGAGATCCACATTTATATCGGTG aCACTCGAGGGACGCTTCCTGTTGCTGCTGGTgttcctgttgctgctgttgctgttgttggtCTTGTTGTCGGTGCCATTTTGACTCTTCTTCTCGTTGGTCTTGTTCACTTTGTGCGTAAAAGGAAAAAATCCACTGAACACAAATCTAGCTCAG GTGACGTTGGAACTGGTGCAAAAAGAGAATATTTCATTTAA